The proteins below are encoded in one region of Chelonia mydas isolate rCheMyd1 chromosome 11, rCheMyd1.pri.v2, whole genome shotgun sequence:
- the INHBB gene encoding inhibin beta B chain, with translation MDGPAWSGVLAALVACWLAMGAGGSPTPPPTAGGAPQDTCTSCGFRRPEEPGKVDGDFLEAVKRHILSRLQLRDRPNITHAVPKAAMVTALRKLHAGKVREDGRVEIPSLDGQASGGPPLHEQVSEIISFAETDDMASSRVRLYFFISNEGNQNLFVVQASLWLYLKLLPYVLEKGSRRKVKVKIYFQDLDTSNKWNVVEKKVDLKRSGWHTFPMTEVIQALFEKGERRLNLDVQCEGCEEYSVLPIYVDPGEESHRPFLVVQARLADNKHRIRKRGLECDGRTNLCCRQQFYIDFRLIGWNDWIIAPSGYYGNYCEGSCPAYLAGVPGSASSFHTAVVNQYRMRGLNPGTVNSCCIPTKLSTMSMLYFDDEYNIVKRDVPNMIVEECGCA, from the exons ATGGACGGGCCGGCTTGGAGCGGGGTCCTGGCCGCGCTGGTGGCTTGCTGGCTGGCGATGGGCGCCGGGGGCTCCCCGACGCCGCCACCCACCGCGGGGGGCGCCCCCCAGGACACCTGCACGTCCTGCGGCTTCCGGCGGCCAGAGGAGCCGGGCAAGGTGGACGGGGATTTCCTGGAGGCGGTGAAGCGGCACATCCTGAGCCGGCTGCAGCTGCGGGACCGGCCCAACATCACCCACGCCGTGCCCAAGGCGGCCATGGTCACGGCGCTGCGCAAGCTGCACGCCGGCAAGGTGCGGGAGGACGGCCGGGTGGAGATCCCCAGCCTGGACGGGCAGGCGAGCGGCGGGCCCCCGCTGCACGAGCAAGTGTCCGAGATCATCAGCTTCGCCGAGACAG ATGATATGGCCTCGTCTAGAGTCCGCCTCTATTTCTTCATCTCAAATGAAGGGAACCAGAACTTGTTTGTCGTTCAAGCCAGCCTGTGGCTTTACTTGAAGCTGCTTCCGTATGTCTTAGAGAAAGGCAGCAGGCGAAAAGTAAAAGTCAAAATCTATTTCCAAGACCTGGACACTAGCAACAAGTGGAATGTGGTCGAAAAGAAAGTTGATCTCAAAAGAAGTGGTTGGCACACTTTTCCCATGACCGAGGTGATCCAGGCTCTGTTTGAGAAAGGAGAAAGGAGACTGAACCTGGATGTTCAGTGTGAGGGCTGTGAAGAGTATTCAGTGCTGCCAATTTATGTGGACCCTGGGGAGGAATCCCACCGTCCTTTTTTAGTAGTGCAAGCCCGGTTAGCTGATAACAAACACAGGATCCGGAAAAGAGGCCTGGAGTGTGATGGCAGGACCAATCTATGTTGCAGGCAACAGTTTTACATTGACTTTAGACTCATTGGGTGGAATGACTGGATCATAGCGCCATCAGGTTACTATGGGAATTACTGTGAAGGGAGCTGCCCAGCCTACTTGGCTGGAGTCCCAGGATCAGCTTCCTCTTTTCACACTGCGGTAGTGAATCAGTACCGCATGCGAGGGCTGAACCCAGGCACCGTGAACTCCTGTTGCATTCCAACCAAACTTAGCACAATGTCAATGCTGTACTTTGACGATGAATACAACATTGTGAAAAGGGACGTTCCTAATATGATTGTGGAAGAATGTGGTTGTGCTTGA